In the genome of Lactuca sativa cultivar Salinas chromosome 3, Lsat_Salinas_v11, whole genome shotgun sequence, the window TGACTAGGTGGCCTACTGGTGTTGCTTAATCCAAGGAAGCTACCATTTCTTCCTATACTTAGTGAAGAACATGAAGTTCTTGACGATGGCTTGTTGTTGAAAAGCTTCGAGGAAGAAGCACTTCTTGTCGGAGGTGGAAGCACTTTGGATAATCCGACATAGCTTTTGCATGATTTCAGCTTCTTGTTGTAAGGGTTTTCAGGCTTCGCAAGATCTTCTAAACACATCACGTTTGCCAACGATGTAAAAGATTGTGACTTCCCTTGAAAGTGCTTTGACAACCCTCTCCTGTTAATTCATCAAACATAAATATAAGAACAAGTTCTAGATCTATGATCTATCTTTTCGGAATCAAAGCATCTTCTAACTTGTGATTTGTAAGTGATTGACATTAAACTTACTTGGAGGGAAGTTGGTGAAGAAGATCAGACATGTCTCCCAAGGCACTCCGATGATCGTCGTTAGACGACGGAGAGCTACCGGAAGATGAATTGCTTTCTTCAAAT includes:
- the LOC111895818 gene encoding protein OXIDATIVE STRESS 3 is translated as MMMQMEMGSSTTLDQEKKIGIMGYENQEEDDSFSSDASSMVSSDDESDDAFEESNSSSGSSPSSNDDHRSALGDMSDLLHQLPSKRGLSKHFQGKSQSFTSLANVMCLEDLAKPENPYNKKLKSCKSYVGLSKVLPPPTRSASSSKLFNNKPSSRTSCSSLSIGRNGSFLGLSNTSRPPSHPSHNNGATSAF